In Macadamia integrifolia cultivar HAES 741 chromosome 5, SCU_Mint_v3, whole genome shotgun sequence, a single window of DNA contains:
- the LOC122077939 gene encoding uncharacterized protein LOC122077939 yields the protein MERSEPTLVPEWLKSTGSLTGSGSTAHHLSSSDEHNLPLHTRNRSSVSNSEYDSSRSTFSDRSSSNYSRRSSCSNGSIHDKDISSYSRSYSSFSRSHRDRDREKDLLDLRDKDRSVLGDYRVRDYFDPLDNILTGRIEKDTLRRSQSMISGKRGEGWLRRVAADSNNGSNNSNNHSNSDGLPSGGTIVSSIHKAAFERDFPSLGVEERQAGADIGRVSSPGLSTAVQSLPIATSAVIGGDSWTSALAEVPVIIGSNSMGLSSVQQSAPVTSSSVVSSTSTGLNMAETLAQAPARARTAPQLSVETQRLEELAIKQSRQLIPMMPSMPKASVLSPSEKPKPKISAVRTGESSMAIKIGQQQLPSSHLVNHSLRGGAVRSDVPKTSHGGKLLVLKAPREKNGVSPTAKDGLSPTNASRVVNNPLAVAPCATVAPPLKSPSNPKLGTAERKAPSLSVIHGPSVEKRTTTAQAQSRNDFFNLMRKKTSINLSSAVPDVSPSVSSSVLEKSSDLVRETATTLVSPQCCDAPSSDPSAVDWSSENGGDITNNGGASESRRFSDNGDKHSGPNEVVYPDEEEAAFLRSLGWEENAGEEEGLTEEEINAFYKEYMKLRPSSKLCRGMQKPQFEPHVGSLERGSSGLSSSDSESEA from the exons ATGGAAAGAAGTGAGCCTACATTAGTTCCAGAATGGCTGAAGAGTACTGGAAGTTTAACTGGGAGTGGCAGTACAGCCCATCATCTTTCATCTTCAG ATGAGCATAATTTGCCACTTCACACAAGGAACAGATCTTCAGTGAGCAATAGTGAATACGATTCTTCTCGTTCTACATTTTCAGATCGATCCTCTTCAAACTATTCTCGTAGAAGTTCTTGCAGTAATGGCTCTATACATGATAAGGACATATCTTCCTACTCACGGTCGTACAGTAGTTTTTCCAGGAGTCACCGTGACAGGGACAGGGAGAAGGATCTCCTTGACCTTCGTGATAAAGATCGGTCAGTGCTGGGGGATTACAGAGTCCGAGACTATTTCGATCCTTTGGATAACATCCTTACGGGTAGGATTGAGAAGGATACATTGAGGCGCTCACAGTCGATGATATCAGGGAAGCGAGGTGAGGGCTGGCTCAGAAGAGTAGCAGCTGACTCTAACAATGGGAGCAACAACAGTAACAATCACAGCAACAGCGATGGTTTGCCAAGTGGGGGCACTATTGTTAGCAGCATTCACAAGGCTGCATTTGAAAGGGACTTCCCCTCCCTTGGCGTCGAAGAAAGACAAGCAGGAGCTGATATAGGGAGGGTCTCTTCCCCAGGTTTGAGCACAGCAGTTCAGAGCTTGCCAATAGCTACTTCGGCTGTGATTGGGGGTGATAGCTGGACCTCGGCATTGGCAGAGGTACCTGTGATCATTGGAAGCAATAGCATGGGATTGTCATCAGTTCAACAAAGTGCTCCTGTAACTTCATCCTCTGTGGTATCAAGCACGTCAACTGGTCTTAACATGGCTGAAACATTGGCACAAGCTCCTGCACGAGCTCGGACTGCGCCCCAG TTGTCTGTCGAGACGCAGAGACTAGAGGAGCTTGCCATAAAGCAATCAAGGCAGTTGATTCCTATGATGCCTTCAATGCCTAAAGCCTCG GTACTCAGTCCTTCAgagaaaccaaaacccaaaatttctGCAGTAAGGACTGGTGAATCAAGCATGGCTATAAAGATTGGGCAGCAACAGCTCCCATCTTCACACCTTGTTAATCACTCTTTACGGGGTGGAGCTGTGAGATCTGATGTTCCAAAGACATCTCATGGTGGGAAACTTCTTGTACTCAAAGCACCTCGAGAGAAGAATGGTGTTTCACCTACTGCCAAGGATGGATTGAGTCCCACAAATGCCAGCAGAGTAGTAAATAATCCGCTCGCTGTTGCTCCTTGTGCCACAGTGGCTCCTCCATTGAAGAGTCCAAGCAACCCAAAACTTGGCACTGCTGAGCGCAAGGCTCCTTCTCTGTCTGTTATTCATGGACCCAGTGTGGAGAAGAGAACTACAACTGCACAAGCTCAGAGCCGGAATGATTTCTTCAATCTCATGAGGAAAAAAACTTCGATAAATCTTTCTTCTGCTGTCCCAGATGTGAGCCCTTCTGTTTCATCATCCGTCTTAGAGAAGTCGAGTGATCTAGTCAGAGAAACTGCTACTACTCTAGTTAGTCCTCAGTGTTGTGATGCCCCTTCATCAGATCCCTCTGCTGTGGATTGGTCATCTGAGAATGGGGGAGACATAACCAACAATGGTGGTGCCTCAGAGTCTCGTAGATTTTCTGACAATGGAGACAAACATTCTGGCCCCAATGAAGTTGTCTATCCGGATGAGGAAGAGGCTGCATTTCTACGTTCCCTTGGATGGGAGGAAAATGCAGGAGAGGAGGAAGGTCTTACCGAGGAGGAGATCAATGCTTTTTACAAAGAG TATATGAAATTGAGGCCATCCTCAAAACTGTGCCGGGGCATGCAGAAACCACAGTTTGAGCCTCATGTGGGAAGTTTGGAACGTGGCTCCTCTGGATTGAGTTCGTCTGACTCTGAATCTGAAGCATGA